One region of uncultured Sulfurimonas sp. genomic DNA includes:
- the luxS gene encoding S-ribosylhomocysteine lyase, whose amino-acid sequence MPLLDSFTVDHTIMPAPAVRKAKGMKTPSGDDITVFDLRFVKPNEDILSSEGIHTLEHLFAGFMRDHLNSDTTEIIDISPMGCRTGFYMSVLGKPEEELVAKAWEASMRDILEVKEQKDIPELNIYQCGTYKMHSLADAKEIATNVLRKDIDIMNNEALTLDMSKVED is encoded by the coding sequence ATGCCATTATTAGACTCATTTACAGTAGACCACACAATCATGCCTGCCCCTGCGGTTCGTAAAGCTAAAGGGATGAAAACTCCATCAGGAGACGATATTACAGTTTTTGATTTACGCTTTGTAAAACCAAATGAAGATATTTTATCATCAGAGGGCATTCATACTTTAGAGCATCTCTTTGCAGGCTTCATGAGAGATCATTTAAATTCAGATACTACTGAGATTATCGATATATCGCCAATGGGTTGTAGAACAGGTTTTTATATGAGTGTTTTAGGAAAACCTGAAGAAGAGTTAGTAGCTAAAGCTTGGGAAGCTTCTATGAGAGATATTTTAGAAGTAAAAGAACAAAAAGATATACCAGAGTTAAATATTTATCAATGTGGAACATACAAAATGCACTCATTAGCAGATGCTAAAGAGATAGCAACAAATGTGCTTCGTAAAGATATTGATATTATGAATAATGAAGCTTTAACTTTGGATATGTCAAAAGTAGAAGACTAA
- a CDS encoding thiamine pyrophosphate-dependent enzyme, giving the protein MSEMKKIKNLKEFSTSADRFEGANLLCPGCAHSIIVREVLNATNDDLILSASTGCLEVCTAVYPYTSWDASWIHIGFENGSTAVSGAEAMYKALKRKGRLKQPDRNPKFVSFAGDGASYDIGFQWISGCMERGHNMMHVVLDNEVYANTGGQRSSSTPIGSSTTTAPAGRVSYGEKKNKKDMVSIMASHHIPYSAQVSPNKWKDMVKKIQHGMAVEGPVFINAVSPCTTEWKFDPKDTMHLADLSTDSLVFPLYEIIDGRELNITYRPKNIVPVEDYLAAQGRFKHLFKDEYKHLIKEWQERVDENWVYLQRREEARV; this is encoded by the coding sequence GTGAGTGAAATGAAAAAAATAAAAAACTTAAAAGAGTTCTCAACATCAGCTGACCGTTTTGAAGGTGCAAACCTTTTATGTCCAGGTTGTGCGCACTCTATTATTGTTCGTGAAGTACTTAATGCTACGAATGATGACTTAATACTTTCAGCATCTACAGGATGTCTTGAAGTATGTACAGCTGTTTATCCATATACTTCATGGGATGCTTCTTGGATTCATATCGGTTTTGAAAATGGATCTACTGCTGTATCAGGTGCTGAAGCAATGTATAAAGCACTTAAGAGAAAAGGTCGTCTAAAACAACCTGATCGTAATCCAAAATTTGTATCTTTTGCAGGTGATGGTGCATCTTACGATATTGGTTTTCAGTGGATTTCTGGTTGTATGGAACGTGGACATAACATGATGCACGTTGTTCTTGACAATGAAGTATATGCAAACACTGGTGGACAAAGATCATCTTCAACACCAATTGGTTCAAGCACAACTACTGCTCCAGCAGGTCGCGTGAGTTATGGTGAGAAGAAAAACAAAAAAGATATGGTTTCTATTATGGCATCTCATCATATTCCATATTCGGCACAAGTTTCTCCAAACAAGTGGAAAGATATGGTTAAAAAAATCCAACACGGTATGGCAGTTGAAGGTCCTGTATTTATAAATGCAGTATCTCCATGTACTACTGAGTGGAAATTTGACCCTAAAGACACTATGCACTTAGCTGATTTATCAACTGATTCTTTAGTTTTCCCATTGTATGAAATTATTGATGGTAGAGAGTTAAATATTACTTACCGTCCTAAAAATATTGTACCAGTTGAAGATTATTTAGCTGCACAAGGACGTTTTAAGCACTTATTTAAAGATGAGTATAAACACTTAATTAAAGAGTGGCAAGAGAGAGTAGATGAAAACTGGGTGTATCTACAACGCCGCGAAGAAGCAAGAGTTTAA
- a CDS encoding 2-oxoacid:ferredoxin oxidoreductase subunit alpha encodes MAFDKMELRDIEVWDGNFAAAQALRQCQIDVVAAYPITPSTPIVEGYAKFLADNYVEGEFVMVESEHAAMSGCIGAAAAGGRVATATSSQGFALMVETLYQASGMRLPIVLNVVNRALAAPLNVNGDHSDMYLGRDSGWIQFDAYCPQNAYDLNFIAFKVSEDHDVRLPAMVHQDGFMTSHTAQGVTTMSDDVAYSFVGDYKPMNDMLDFEHPVTHGVQTEEDWHFEHKARQHNDLMTKVIPKIEAAFDDFEKLTGRRYNLVEKYDIEDADVAVVCMGTSVETAREVATEMRAKGIKAGVVGIRVIRPFPFFQVQEALKDIKAIATLDRSAPGGTVGMLFNEMAGCMFNLEKRPMLCGKIYGLGGRDLTKAHLVELFTELQANVDAGKITTPLQQFIGVRGPKLSYL; translated from the coding sequence ATGGCATTTGATAAAATGGAATTAAGAGATATTGAAGTATGGGATGGTAACTTTGCAGCTGCTCAAGCTTTGAGACAGTGTCAAATTGATGTTGTTGCTGCATATCCAATTACTCCATCAACTCCGATTGTTGAAGGTTATGCAAAATTCTTAGCAGATAACTATGTTGAGGGTGAATTTGTAATGGTTGAGTCTGAGCACGCTGCAATGTCTGGCTGTATCGGTGCTGCTGCTGCAGGTGGTCGTGTTGCAACTGCTACATCTTCTCAAGGTTTTGCTCTGATGGTAGAGACTCTTTACCAAGCTTCTGGTATGCGTTTACCAATTGTTTTAAATGTTGTAAACCGTGCACTAGCTGCTCCGCTTAATGTTAATGGAGATCACTCTGATATGTATCTTGGTCGTGATAGCGGTTGGATTCAGTTTGATGCTTATTGTCCTCAAAATGCTTATGACTTAAACTTTATAGCATTTAAAGTTTCAGAAGATCATGATGTTAGACTTCCAGCAATGGTTCACCAAGATGGATTTATGACTTCTCATACAGCTCAAGGTGTTACAACTATGAGTGATGATGTAGCTTATAGTTTTGTGGGTGATTATAAACCGATGAACGATATGCTTGACTTTGAGCATCCAGTAACTCATGGTGTTCAAACAGAAGAAGATTGGCACTTTGAGCATAAAGCTCGTCAACATAATGACCTTATGACTAAAGTAATACCTAAAATAGAAGCAGCATTTGATGACTTTGAAAAACTTACAGGTCGTAGATACAATCTTGTAGAAAAGTACGATATAGAAGATGCGGACGTAGCTGTAGTTTGTATGGGTACTTCAGTTGAAACTGCTCGTGAAGTTGCAACTGAAATGAGAGCAAAAGGAATTAAAGCTGGTGTGGTTGGTATTCGTGTTATTCGTCCATTCCCATTCTTCCAAGTTCAAGAAGCTCTAAAAGATATAAAAGCTATCGCAACTCTTGACCGTTCTGCTCCTGGTGGAACAGTTGGTATGTTGTTTAATGAAATGGCAGGTTGTATGTTTAACTTAGAAAAACGTCCTATGCTATGTGGAAAAATTTATGGTCTTGGTGGGCGTGACTTAACTAAAGCACATTTAGTAGAACTCTTTACTGAGCTTCAAGCAAATGTTGATGCTGGTAAAATTACAACTCCATTACAACAATTTATCGGTGTTCGCGGACCGAAACTATCATATTTATAG
- a CDS encoding 4Fe-4S dicluster-binding protein, whose product MANKGWDEFEIGAMLRSFDGSIDDIAGTAQVDRAYSPNSSYTASVADWRLIKPVFNKDYCIDCQFCWIYCPDVSIISRDKKMIGIDMDHCKGCGICVEVCPTNPKSLLMFPEQAEEEAEIASWPAKDEEK is encoded by the coding sequence ATGGCAAACAAAGGATGGGATGAATTCGAAATTGGAGCTATGCTTCGCTCATTTGATGGTTCAATAGACGATATAGCAGGAACTGCACAAGTAGATCGTGCATATTCTCCAAACAGCTCATATACGGCTAGTGTGGCGGATTGGAGACTGATTAAACCAGTATTCAATAAAGACTATTGTATTGATTGTCAGTTTTGTTGGATTTATTGTCCAGATGTATCTATTATTTCTAGAGATAAAAAAATGATTGGTATAGATATGGATCACTGTAAAGGTTGTGGAATTTGTGTTGAAGTTTGTCCTACAAACCCTAAATCACTTTTAATGTTCCCAGAACAAGCAGAAGAAGAGGCAGAGATAGCATCATGGCCTGCAAAAGATGAGGAGAAATAG
- a CDS encoding pyruvate flavodoxin oxidoreductase subunit gamma yields the protein MLEIRWHSRAGQGAVTGAKGLADVISTTGKHVQAFAFYGSAKRGAAMTAYNRVDDAVIMNHEKYMEPDFVFVIDPALVYTSDVTINHKDNTKYIITTHLSKEELIKAQPKLEGKKVYTVDCITIANETIGRPIPNTPMLGAFMKVSEMYDIEFFKDSMKRILKKLPQKVVDANMIAIQRAFDEVK from the coding sequence ATGCTAGAAATTAGATGGCATAGTCGTGCTGGTCAGGGGGCTGTTACTGGAGCAAAAGGTTTAGCAGATGTTATATCTACAACTGGTAAGCATGTACAAGCGTTTGCATTTTATGGATCTGCTAAGCGTGGAGCTGCAATGACAGCGTACAATCGTGTTGACGATGCAGTGATTATGAATCATGAAAAGTATATGGAACCAGATTTTGTTTTTGTAATAGATCCTGCGTTAGTATATACAAGTGATGTTACTATTAATCATAAAGATAATACAAAATATATTATTACTACTCACCTAAGCAAGGAAGAACTTATAAAAGCTCAACCGAAACTAGAAGGTAAAAAAGTTTATACTGTTGATTGTATCACAATCGCTAATGAAACTATTGGTCGTCCTATTCCAAATACACCAATGCTTGGTGCATTTATGAAAGTTTCTGAAATGTATGATATAGAGTTTTTTAAAGATAGTATGAAAAGAATTCTCAAAAAACTACCACAGAAGGTCGTTGATGCAAATATGATTGCAATTCAACGTGCTTTTGATGAAGTGAAATAA
- a CDS encoding HAD family hydrolase — translation MIILFDLDGTLIDSTDAIVESFQHSFKVHNFKQPKDKEIIALIGYPLDIMFSELGVKKDVVWDYVDTYKENYRVISTQKTNLLLNAKEAVELANEFATLGIVTTKTGKYSKVLMEYFDIMKYFKVLIGREDVEKPKPDAQPILKALQAINIDSKDVWMIGDTKLDLISAKNAEVNSIGVLSGYDDINVLKKYTNVIFSDVLEAVKYLQNRKK, via the coding sequence TTGATAATATTATTTGATTTAGATGGAACTTTAATTGATTCTACAGATGCAATAGTTGAGAGTTTTCAACACTCTTTTAAGGTACATAACTTTAAACAACCAAAAGATAAAGAGATAATTGCTCTTATTGGTTATCCGCTAGATATTATGTTTAGTGAACTAGGAGTCAAAAAAGATGTTGTTTGGGATTATGTAGATACATATAAAGAAAACTATCGTGTAATATCAACACAAAAAACAAACTTACTTTTAAATGCAAAAGAAGCAGTTGAGCTAGCAAATGAATTTGCAACTTTGGGTATTGTAACAACAAAAACAGGAAAGTATTCAAAAGTTTTGATGGAGTATTTTGACATTATGAAATACTTTAAAGTTCTTATTGGCAGAGAAGATGTTGAAAAACCAAAGCCAGATGCCCAGCCAATACTTAAAGCACTCCAAGCAATAAATATAGACTCTAAAGATGTTTGGATGATTGGAGACACTAAGCTTGATTTGATATCTGCAAAAAATGCAGAGGTAAACTCAATTGGAGTTTTAAGTGGATATGATGATATTAATGTTTTAAAAAAATATACTAATGTTATATTTAGTGATGTTTTAGAAGCTGTAAAATATTTACAAAATAGAAAAAAATAA
- a CDS encoding peptide-binding protein, which translates to MKFLLLVFISINIFAQTLHLATSANPSRLNPLLATDSSSSEIAGFLFNGLVKYDKDNVEIIGDLAKEFYFEDETTVIFKLKENVFWHDGKEFSAQDVVFTYETIISPKISTPYSAEFRFVKSVEALDKFTVKVVYKQPYFKALEAWSMGMIPKHILQDEENLMSSSFNTNPIGTGPYKLHLLEHSKNIILRANENYFEGKAKIDEISFHVIADPMTKFLMLKSLALDIGGVEPMQFERQLNDAFFSKFNIYEKISQSYTYLGFNLRVEKFQNPKVRKALSLAINRQEIMDILFMSHAKVCTGPFLPGTKAFNANVKAPIQNIEEAKKLLSEAGYNENNPLTFEIVTSNSSAVRPYVAQILQHQLKKVGVEVTLRVMEWQAFLNMVVFPHKFDALVLGWGLSVTPDPYSIWHSDNDTKGGFNLVGYKNKKLDKMIEESQKIVDRDKLAVIWQEMFKVITDDNPYLFLYIPNEISTVNKDIKNIEPAKSGIWHNYIKWEKN; encoded by the coding sequence TTGAAATTTTTACTTTTAGTTTTTATATCTATAAATATTTTTGCTCAAACCTTGCATCTAGCTACATCGGCAAACCCATCTAGACTAAATCCTCTTCTTGCAACGGATTCTAGTTCATCTGAGATAGCTGGATTTTTGTTTAATGGACTAGTTAAGTACGATAAAGACAATGTTGAAATTATTGGAGATTTAGCCAAAGAGTTTTATTTTGAAGATGAGACTACGGTTATTTTTAAACTCAAAGAAAATGTTTTTTGGCATGATGGAAAAGAGTTTAGCGCACAAGATGTAGTTTTTACTTATGAAACTATAATTTCACCTAAGATATCCACACCATATAGTGCGGAGTTTCGATTTGTAAAAAGTGTAGAGGCACTTGATAAATTTACTGTAAAAGTTGTTTATAAACAGCCATATTTTAAAGCACTTGAAGCTTGGTCAATGGGAATGATACCAAAACATATTTTACAAGATGAAGAAAATTTGATGAGTTCAAGCTTTAACACAAATCCGATAGGCACAGGTCCTTATAAACTTCATCTTTTAGAGCATTCTAAAAATATTATTTTAAGGGCAAATGAGAATTATTTTGAGGGTAAAGCAAAAATAGATGAAATATCTTTTCATGTTATAGCAGACCCTATGACAAAGTTTCTTATGTTAAAGTCTTTAGCATTGGATATTGGTGGTGTTGAACCTATGCAGTTTGAGAGACAACTCAATGATGCATTTTTTTCTAAATTTAATATATATGAAAAAATAAGTCAATCTTACACTTATTTGGGGTTTAATTTAAGAGTAGAAAAGTTTCAAAATCCAAAAGTTCGCAAAGCCTTGTCTTTGGCAATAAATAGACAAGAGATAATGGATATTTTGTTTATGTCACACGCTAAAGTTTGTACAGGTCCTTTTTTACCAGGAACAAAAGCATTTAATGCTAATGTAAAAGCACCTATACAAAATATAGAAGAAGCAAAAAAACTTTTGAGTGAAGCAGGATACAATGAAAACAATCCTCTAACATTTGAAATTGTTACTTCAAATTCTAGTGCTGTACGTCCTTATGTAGCACAAATTTTGCAACATCAACTAAAAAAAGTAGGAGTGGAAGTAACACTTAGGGTTATGGAGTGGCAAGCATTTTTAAATATGGTTGTATTTCCACATAAATTTGATGCTTTAGTTCTTGGTTGGGGTCTCTCGGTTACTCCAGATCCATACTCTATCTGGCATAGTGATAATGATACAAAAGGTGGCTTTAATCTAGTTGGATATAAAAATAAAAAATTAGATAAGATGATAGAAGAGTCACAAAAAATAGTAGATAGAGATAAATTAGCAGTAATATGGCAAGAGATGTTTAAAGTTATTACAGATGATAACCCGTATTTGTTTTTATATATTCCAAATGAAATTTCAACTGTAAATAAAGATATAAAAAATATAGAACCAGCCAAGAGTGGCATCTGGCATAACTACATAAAATGGGAAAAAAATTGA
- the rpsI gene encoding 30S ribosomal protein S9, giving the protein MAKIYATGRRKASIAKVWLTPGTGNITINGLSLDAWLGGLEAKKLRVKQPLVLSKQDTSVDIVATTLGGGFGGQADALRHGISRALVAFDPAIKSILKPEGMMTRDSRVVERKKPGKRKARRSRQFSKR; this is encoded by the coding sequence ATGGCAAAAATTTATGCAACAGGACGTCGTAAAGCGTCAATAGCAAAAGTATGGTTAACTCCAGGTACAGGTAACATCACAATCAATGGTCTTTCTTTAGATGCATGGTTAGGTGGACTAGAAGCTAAGAAACTTCGTGTTAAACAACCATTAGTTCTTTCTAAACAAGATACATCAGTTGATATCGTAGCTACTACTTTAGGTGGTGGTTTTGGTGGTCAAGCTGATGCACTTCGTCATGGTATATCTCGTGCACTAGTTGCATTTGATCCAGCGATTAAATCTATCCTTAAACCAGAAGGTATGATGACTCGTGACTCACGTGTTGTTGAACGTAAGAAACCAGGTAAGCGTAAAGCTCGTCGTTCTCGTCAGTTCTCTAAACGTTAA
- the rplM gene encoding 50S ribosomal protein L13, which produces MKFTQIATPEQIDQKWILIDAEGKTFGRMITEVATILRGKNKPCYTPNIDCGDYVVIINASKAKFNGLGKIANKEYFSHSGYFGSTKSVKMTELLEKNPEKLYKLATRGMLPKTKLGAKMLKKLKIYAGDNHPHTAQIAK; this is translated from the coding sequence ATGAAATTTACACAAATTGCAACTCCAGAACAGATTGATCAAAAATGGATTTTGATTGATGCTGAAGGTAAAACATTTGGTCGTATGATTACAGAAGTAGCTACTATACTTCGTGGTAAAAATAAACCTTGTTACACTCCTAATATTGACTGTGGTGACTATGTAGTTATCATCAACGCTTCTAAGGCTAAATTTAATGGTCTTGGCAAAATAGCAAATAAAGAATATTTTTCTCACTCAGGTTACTTCGGTAGCACAAAGAGCGTTAAAATGACTGAGCTTTTAGAGAAAAACCCAGAGAAACTATACAAATTAGCTACTCGTGGTATGCTTCCTAAAACTAAGCTTGGTGCTAAAATGCTTAAAAAATTAAAAATTTATGCAGGTGACAATCATCCTCACACTGCTCAAATAGCTAAGTAA